One genomic region from Blattabacterium cuenoti encodes:
- a CDS encoding FeoA family protein yields the protein MNLSNLKKGEKGIIKGYKNEDFPIKLLELGVLPGVEFEILFVSIFYDPLCISYNQSCLALRRKEAENIIIEPII from the coding sequence TTGAATTTATCTAATCTTAAAAAAGGAGAAAAAGGAATTATCAAAGGATATAAAAACGAAGATTTTCCTATCAAATTATTAGAATTAGGTGTTTTACCTGGAGTAGAATTTGAAATACTTTTTGTTTCTATTTTTTATGATCCACTATGCATAAGTTATAATCAGTCTTGTTTAGCTTTACGTAGAAAAGAAGCAGAAAACATTATAATAGAACCTATAATTTAA
- the feoB gene encoding ferrous iron transport protein B → MQRRIIKLALIGNPNVGKTSLFNKLTGLNQKVGNYLGVTVDKKIGYFYYENIYYQIIDLPGTYSIYPSSEDEEIVSKLLNNINHLDYPDKIMVVADSSNIKKSLLLFRQVQDLRFPVLFILNMLDEAKKKGIFIDMEKLKKFLITEIVMINAREGIGLEKVKKEIKNLKKTKKLDFFNPGLRYSIAVNDVKNSYKVNTYKAWYYLAYNGKFLKEDKEDYLLNKIKKKHNIISKRLQIKETLDRYEEIGKIYSETVSELVLDKEKNYLEFSKKIDNNLIVHPFWGYFIFFFFLFIIFQCVFFWAEKPKEFIEFFFSIIQKKLENIYPGPLNNFLLQGILPGISTIITFIPQIFILLFFILLMEESGYISRVIFLMDRIMRPFGLNGKSVVPLISSIACAIPAIMSARHIENPRDRLITILATPFMTCSARLPVYTLIISLIIPNYRWYFIQLRGIVLMAMYLLGILSSLGVSMILHQFLKKNYQSHLIMEIPTYKFPIFRNILITLWINLKSFIINAGKMILLINILIWVLGTFGPSENFSYQKSQKSIVLKYLQKKELSYSYLGLIGKKIEPVIHPLGYDWKIGIGLLSSLVAREVFVSTMASVYKIEEKGNFLKEKMKKEVFPSSKKPIYNLATGVSLLFFYAFSMQCMSTLSIIKKETKSWRWPIIQFFFMTSLAYIVSFLTYQILK, encoded by the coding sequence ATGCAAAGAAGAATAATAAAATTAGCACTTATTGGAAATCCAAATGTAGGAAAAACTTCTTTGTTCAATAAATTAACTGGACTTAACCAAAAAGTAGGCAATTATTTAGGAGTCACAGTAGACAAAAAAATAGGATATTTCTATTATGAAAATATATACTATCAAATTATAGATCTTCCTGGAACTTATAGCATATATCCTTCATCTGAAGATGAAGAAATAGTTAGCAAATTGCTTAATAATATAAATCATTTAGATTATCCGGACAAAATTATGGTTGTGGCAGATTCTTCTAATATAAAAAAAAGTCTTCTTTTATTTAGACAAGTGCAAGATTTAAGATTTCCTGTTTTATTTATATTAAATATGTTGGATGAAGCAAAAAAGAAGGGGATATTCATTGATATGGAAAAACTAAAAAAATTTCTTATAACAGAAATTGTCATGATCAATGCAAGAGAAGGAATAGGATTGGAAAAAGTTAAAAAAGAAATCAAGAATCTAAAAAAAACAAAAAAATTGGATTTTTTCAATCCAGGATTACGTTATTCTATTGCTGTTAATGATGTAAAAAATAGTTACAAAGTAAATACTTATAAAGCTTGGTATTATTTAGCTTATAATGGAAAATTTTTGAAAGAAGACAAAGAAGACTATTTATTAAATAAAATAAAAAAGAAACACAATATTATATCCAAAAGATTACAAATCAAGGAGACATTAGATAGATATGAAGAAATAGGAAAAATTTACTCCGAAACAGTTTCCGAATTGGTCTTAGATAAAGAAAAAAATTATTTAGAATTTTCTAAAAAAATAGATAACAATTTAATTGTTCATCCTTTTTGGGGTTATTTTATTTTTTTCTTTTTTTTATTTATCATTTTTCAATGTGTTTTTTTCTGGGCAGAAAAACCTAAAGAGTTTATAGAATTTTTTTTTTCTATTATTCAAAAAAAACTAGAAAATATTTATCCAGGTCCTTTAAATAATTTTTTATTGCAAGGAATATTGCCTGGAATTAGTACTATTATCACTTTTATTCCACAAATTTTTATTTTACTATTTTTTATTCTTCTTATGGAAGAAAGTGGTTACATAAGCAGAGTGATCTTTTTAATGGATAGAATCATGCGACCTTTTGGATTAAATGGGAAAAGTGTTGTTCCTCTTATTTCTAGCATAGCTTGCGCTATTCCAGCTATCATGTCAGCTAGACATATTGAAAATCCAAGAGATCGTTTAATTACTATTTTAGCCACTCCTTTTATGACCTGTTCTGCAAGATTACCTGTTTATACTTTAATTATATCTCTAATCATACCAAATTACAGATGGTATTTCATTCAATTAAGAGGAATAGTCCTTATGGCTATGTATTTATTAGGAATCCTATCTTCTTTAGGAGTCTCAATGATTTTACATCAATTTTTGAAAAAAAATTATCAGAGCCATCTAATTATGGAAATTCCTACTTACAAATTTCCTATATTTAGAAACATATTGATTACCTTATGGATTAATCTAAAATCATTTATTATCAATGCCGGAAAAATGATTTTATTGATTAATATATTGATTTGGGTTTTAGGAACTTTTGGCCCTTCAGAAAATTTTTCATATCAAAAATCTCAAAAATCAATCGTTTTAAAATATCTGCAAAAAAAAGAATTATCTTATTCATATTTAGGTTTGATTGGGAAAAAAATAGAACCTGTAATTCATCCATTAGGATACGATTGGAAAATTGGAATAGGATTACTATCATCTCTTGTAGCGAGAGAAGTTTTTGTTAGTACTATGGCTTCTGTGTATAAAATAGAAGAAAAAGGAAATTTTTTGAAAGAAAAAATGAAAAAAGAAGTGTTCCCCAGCTCTAAAAAACCTATTTACAATTTAGCAACAGGAGTTTCTTTGCTATTCTTTTATGCGTTTTCTATGCAGTGTATGAGTACTTTATCTATAATAAAAAAA